From a region of the Agromyces ramosus genome:
- a CDS encoding carbohydrate ABC transporter permease, translating into MSTTPDVSSIQAGAADGRSRPGQAGRPGRSGRPGRPARPARPAQSGKGGPAALASLPWIGPALLLIFGVVLFPAVVMFFNSTRDISISGIDQGSVGLDNYVEVFSFPYFWPIFGRTIVWVVVVVAATVVISLGLAQLLNKAFPGRRIVRLAVIIPWAASVVMTTMVVFYGLEPYFGIINTFLVDIGLVDTPEGYGWTRNPTTAFAWSIVVAIFVSLPFTTYTILAGLQTVPGEVLEAAKMDGAGPARTYFGVVLPQLRGALSVAVLINIINVFNSLPILKVMTGSIPGYDADTIMTMIFKYIQNQHKVDVASALSVVAFVIVIVIVAVYVRVVKPMKEV; encoded by the coding sequence GTCGCTCCCGCCCCGGGCAGGCCGGTCGGCCGGGTCGCTCCGGCCGGCCCGGCCGCCCCGCCCGTCCCGCCCGTCCCGCCCAGTCGGGCAAGGGCGGCCCCGCCGCCCTCGCCTCGCTGCCGTGGATCGGCCCCGCCCTCCTGCTCATCTTCGGCGTCGTGCTGTTCCCGGCCGTCGTCATGTTCTTCAACTCGACCCGCGACATCTCCATCTCGGGAATCGACCAGGGCTCGGTCGGCCTCGACAACTACGTCGAGGTGTTCTCGTTCCCGTACTTCTGGCCGATCTTCGGGCGCACGATCGTGTGGGTCGTGGTCGTCGTGGCGGCCACCGTCGTCATCTCGCTCGGGCTCGCCCAGCTCCTGAACAAGGCGTTCCCGGGGCGGCGCATCGTGCGCCTCGCCGTGATCATCCCCTGGGCGGCATCCGTCGTCATGACGACGATGGTGGTCTTCTACGGGCTCGAGCCGTACTTCGGCATCATCAACACGTTCCTCGTCGACATCGGCCTCGTCGACACGCCAGAGGGCTACGGATGGACCCGCAACCCCACCACGGCCTTCGCGTGGTCGATCGTCGTGGCGATCTTCGTCTCGCTGCCGTTCACGACGTACACGATCCTCGCGGGGCTGCAGACGGTGCCCGGCGAGGTCCTCGAGGCGGCGAAGATGGACGGCGCCGGGCCGGCCCGCACGTACTTCGGGGTGGTGCTCCCGCAGCTGCGCGGCGCACTCTCCGTCGCCGTGCTCATCAACATCATCAACGTCTTCAACTCGCTGCCGATCCTGAAGGTCATGACCGGGTCGATCCCCGGCTACGACGCCGACACGATCATGACGATGATCTTCAAGTACATCCAGAACCAGCACAAGGTCGACGTGGCGAGCGCGCTCTCGGTCGTCGCCTTCGTGATCGTCATCGTGATCGTCGCCGTCTACGTGCGCGTGGTCAAGCCCATGAAGGAGGTCTGA
- a CDS encoding carbohydrate ABC transporter permease, translated as MAVTAPAFETIAPPATSARKRRYTEDQVPVGTVILRMLAGLVVLAIFILPYTIMFFGSVKTKAQIRSVEPTYFPTEWHWENYVNMWSTPETPLVQNLISTIVISIFATLLVLLVAMPAAYYTARYLFPGRMVFLFLVIVVQMLQPAVLTSGLFRQFVALNLIDTWAAMILVNAAFNLSFAVWIMHSFFAGVPKEIDEAAQIDGAGRMTVLFKINLPLVWPGIVTAIVFTFVACWNEFAASLVILSTAGNQPLSVALTKFVGQYETSWHYVFGVSVVAIIPVVVLFMLIEKRLVGGLTAGSVK; from the coding sequence ATGGCCGTGACCGCCCCCGCGTTCGAGACGATCGCCCCGCCCGCGACATCCGCTCGAAAGCGCCGCTACACCGAAGACCAGGTGCCCGTCGGCACCGTGATCCTGCGCATGCTCGCGGGGCTCGTGGTGCTCGCGATCTTCATCCTCCCGTACACGATCATGTTCTTCGGCTCGGTGAAGACGAAGGCGCAGATCCGCTCGGTCGAGCCCACGTACTTCCCCACCGAGTGGCACTGGGAGAACTACGTCAACATGTGGTCGACGCCCGAGACGCCGCTCGTGCAGAACCTCATCTCGACGATCGTGATCTCCATCTTCGCGACGTTGCTCGTGCTGCTCGTCGCGATGCCCGCCGCCTATTACACGGCCCGGTACCTCTTCCCGGGCCGCATGGTGTTCCTCTTCCTCGTGATCGTCGTGCAGATGCTCCAGCCCGCGGTGCTGACCTCGGGGCTCTTCCGGCAGTTCGTCGCCCTGAACCTCATCGACACGTGGGCGGCGATGATCCTCGTCAACGCGGCGTTCAACCTGTCGTTCGCGGTGTGGATCATGCACTCCTTCTTCGCCGGCGTGCCGAAGGAGATCGACGAGGCGGCGCAGATCGACGGCGCCGGGCGCATGACCGTGCTCTTCAAGATCAACCTGCCGCTCGTCTGGCCCGGCATCGTCACGGCGATCGTGTTCACCTTCGTCGCCTGCTGGAACGAGTTCGCGGCTTCGCTCGTGATCCTCTCCACTGCGGGCAACCAGCCGCTCTCGGTCGCCCTCACGAAGTTCGTCGGACAGTACGAGACGTCGTGGCACTACGTGTTCGGCGTCTCGGTCGTCGCGATCATCCCCGTGGTGGTGCTCTTCATGCTCATCGAGAAGCGCCTCGTCGGCGGCCTCACGGCGGGCAGCGTCAAGTAG